A region of Candidatus Sulfotelmatobacter sp. DNA encodes the following proteins:
- a CDS encoding serine/threonine-protein kinase, whose protein sequence is MSRPGDPGVPMNAGRFREVKEALLRAGRLGPTERARFLADLGTRDEALRREVESLLEAGDHAAAILETGAVAGLEELIPGERRESAMPERIGPYRLLGVLGEGGMGIVYHAEQQEPIRREVALKVVRGGYAPEWVISRFDAERQALAIMNHPNIASVFDAGADESGQLWFSMERVPGVPLTTYCDEQGLDIRARLTLFLQLCDAIRHAHQKGVIHRDLKPSNVLVAGSASGPLLKVIDFGIAKVLGPAAGATLTRPGFLVGTPSYMSPEQCGAIDAPVDTRSDVYALGVILYELLCGARPFGSSGDDVSPVDIRRAQSEGDPQRPSARLSNPGESPAAATEVARARGTTATRLRREVTGDLDNIALMALRREPDRRYASVEQLASDVRRHLEGLPVLARPDTWRYRSEKFVRRHRAGVTIGTAAVMVAIGFMIALAAQSRRLAVERNLAIAAQRREQNEAAVAHETADFLSGLFEGADPDTARGLGLTARQLLDRGARRLDTELHDRPAVRARLLVTLGKVYLSLADYPRSEALAESALAIQLSLKGADDEALANTLALLSDIAHDRRDMPASARYAREALELRRRRYGERSAEVATSMNALAIPLRAMGQFAAAESLLREALAIHRETLQPDDPKLASDLGMLGYVRYSRGDAAEAEDCFRGALLIERRTVHPPNSDLAGALNNLGGIQMVRGRAAAAESTFGEALDMYRQLYGENHPAVARAYHNLGNAVREGGRDAEAEPLLFHALALFVRLVGPSHEFVATTLVTLGSTRRDLGDFAGADSCLGAALAIRRRVFGPAPEREKAAVEMAQAELAFDRGDAERAVLLARDALQPIETTLPGDDGRVARGRLVLGESLTRAGHPAEAESLLTQALGSLGRTMPPDHWRIAEARSALGACLLALGRRNDAWPELQAGLQGLQQALGAEDVRLRLAESRRAKFGTS, encoded by the coding sequence ATGAGCCGGCCCGGGGATCCCGGCGTGCCGATGAACGCCGGCCGATTCCGTGAGGTGAAAGAGGCCCTCCTGCGGGCCGGCCGGCTGGGGCCCACCGAGCGCGCTCGATTTCTCGCCGATCTCGGCACGCGTGATGAGGCCTTGCGCCGTGAGGTCGAATCGCTGCTCGAGGCTGGAGACCATGCGGCGGCGATCCTCGAAACGGGCGCGGTCGCGGGTCTCGAAGAGCTCATCCCCGGCGAGAGGCGCGAGTCGGCCATGCCCGAACGCATCGGACCCTACCGGCTGCTCGGGGTCCTGGGTGAAGGCGGCATGGGCATCGTCTATCACGCCGAGCAGCAGGAGCCCATCCGCCGTGAGGTGGCGCTCAAGGTGGTCCGCGGCGGGTACGCGCCCGAGTGGGTGATCTCGCGCTTCGACGCCGAGCGACAGGCGCTCGCGATCATGAACCATCCAAACATCGCCAGCGTTTTCGACGCTGGCGCCGACGAGTCCGGTCAGCTCTGGTTCTCGATGGAGCGGGTGCCGGGCGTTCCGCTCACCACGTATTGCGATGAGCAAGGCCTCGACATCCGCGCCCGGCTCACACTCTTCCTCCAGCTCTGCGACGCGATCCGGCACGCGCACCAGAAGGGCGTCATCCACCGTGACTTGAAGCCGTCAAACGTGCTGGTGGCCGGTTCGGCGTCGGGACCGTTGCTCAAGGTGATCGACTTCGGCATCGCCAAAGTGCTGGGCCCGGCGGCCGGCGCGACGTTGACCCGTCCCGGCTTCCTCGTCGGGACGCCGAGCTACATGAGCCCCGAGCAGTGCGGGGCCATCGACGCGCCGGTGGACACGCGCTCAGACGTATACGCGCTCGGCGTGATCTTGTACGAGCTGCTGTGCGGGGCGCGGCCGTTCGGCTCGTCGGGCGACGACGTCTCACCGGTCGATATCCGTCGCGCGCAGAGCGAAGGCGACCCCCAGCGGCCCAGCGCTCGCCTCTCGAATCCCGGGGAGTCGCCCGCCGCCGCCACGGAGGTCGCACGGGCGCGCGGGACCACCGCGACCCGGCTGCGCCGCGAGGTGACCGGCGACCTCGACAACATCGCGCTCATGGCGCTGCGGCGTGAGCCCGACCGTCGCTATGCTTCGGTCGAGCAGCTCGCGTCGGACGTGCGGCGTCATCTCGAAGGTCTGCCGGTCCTCGCGCGCCCCGACACCTGGCGTTACCGGTCGGAGAAATTCGTCCGCAGGCACCGGGCCGGCGTGACGATTGGGACCGCCGCCGTCATGGTGGCAATCGGATTCATGATCGCTCTGGCCGCACAGTCCAGACGGCTCGCCGTTGAGCGCAACCTCGCCATCGCCGCTCAGCGCCGGGAGCAGAACGAGGCGGCCGTTGCACATGAGACGGCCGACTTCCTGAGTGGCCTCTTCGAGGGCGCGGATCCCGACACGGCGCGCGGCCTCGGCCTGACCGCGCGCCAGCTGCTCGACCGAGGAGCGCGGCGACTCGACACGGAACTGCATGATCGGCCGGCCGTGCGCGCCCGGCTACTGGTGACGCTCGGCAAGGTCTATCTGTCGCTCGCCGACTATCCGCGAAGCGAGGCCCTGGCCGAATCGGCGCTCGCGATTCAGCTCTCGCTGAAGGGCGCGGACGACGAGGCCCTCGCGAACACCCTTGCCCTCCTGTCGGACATTGCCCACGACCGCCGCGACATGCCCGCGTCGGCACGCTACGCGCGCGAGGCGCTCGAGCTTCGTCGCCGCCGGTACGGGGAGCGTAGCGCCGAGGTCGCGACGAGCATGAATGCCCTGGCGATTCCGCTCCGGGCGATGGGCCAGTTCGCCGCGGCCGAGTCGCTCCTGCGCGAGGCGCTGGCCATCCACCGCGAGACCCTCCAGCCCGATGATCCCAAGCTGGCGTCCGACCTCGGCATGCTCGGCTACGTCCGCTACAGCCGCGGTGACGCCGCCGAAGCCGAGGACTGCTTTCGTGGAGCGCTGCTGATCGAGCGCCGGACCGTTCACCCGCCCAACAGCGATCTGGCCGGAGCCCTCAACAACCTGGGCGGGATCCAGATGGTGCGCGGCCGCGCGGCGGCGGCCGAGAGCACGTTCGGCGAGGCGCTCGACATGTATCGGCAGCTGTATGGCGAGAATCACCCGGCGGTGGCGCGTGCCTATCACAACCTCGGCAACGCCGTTAGGGAGGGCGGACGCGATGCCGAGGCCGAGCCGCTCCTTTTCCACGCCCTGGCGCTGTTCGTGCGCCTGGTCGGACCGTCACACGAGTTCGTCGCGACCACGCTCGTGACCCTGGGCTCCACCCGGCGCGACCTTGGCGACTTCGCGGGCGCGGACTCCTGTCTGGGCGCGGCGCTCGCGATCCGCAGACGCGTTTTTGGTCCCGCCCCCGAGCGCGAGAAAGCGGCGGTCGAGATGGCCCAGGCCGAGCTGGCGTTCGACCGTGGCGATGCAGAGCGCGCCGTGCTTCTCGCGCGTGACGCGCTCCAGCCGATCGAGACGACCTTGCCCGGCGACGATGGTCGAGTGGCCCGCGGGCGGCTCGTCTTGGGGGAGTCGCTCACTCGCGCCGGACACCCAGCCGAGGCCGAGTCACTGCTGACTCAGGCGCTCGGCTCACTGGGGCGGACGATGCCCCCCGATCACTGGCGGATCGCCGAGGCCAGGAGCGCGCTCGGCGCCTGCCTGCTCGCGCTCGGACGCAGGAACGATGCATGGCCAGAGCTTCAGGCCGGCCTGCAGGGCTTGCAACAGGCGCTCGGTGCCGAGGACGTTCGCCTACGACTGGCGGAGTCGCGACGGGCCAAGTTCGGCACGTCTTGA
- a CDS encoding ECF-type sigma factor, which yields MTSSAPTPRREITRLLHELGRDAADGTSRRARIFELVYPELRRLASGLLARERSGHTLQPTGLVHEAYLRLVDQTSLRPKDRAHFLAIAARAMRNILIDHARAARALKRGAGWQRVTIADGSETASGDPAAAREFQVIELDEALERLGMLDGRAAQVAEMRLFSGMTVRETADALGLSPRTVDDDWAIARAWLSREIRGEAPS from the coding sequence GTGACCTCTTCCGCCCCCACTCCCCGCCGCGAAATCACGCGGCTCCTTCACGAGCTGGGTCGCGACGCTGCCGACGGCACCTCGAGGCGTGCCCGGATCTTCGAGCTGGTCTACCCCGAGCTGCGCCGCCTGGCCTCGGGTCTGCTGGCCCGTGAGCGCAGTGGACACACGCTCCAGCCCACCGGACTGGTGCACGAGGCCTACCTGCGGCTGGTGGACCAGACCTCGCTGCGCCCCAAGGATCGCGCGCACTTCCTGGCGATCGCCGCGCGCGCCATGCGCAACATCCTCATCGACCACGCGCGGGCGGCGAGGGCCCTCAAGCGCGGCGCCGGCTGGCAGCGCGTGACCATCGCCGACGGCAGCGAGACGGCCTCCGGCGATCCGGCAGCCGCGCGGGAGTTCCAGGTCATCGAGCTGGACGAGGCGCTCGAGCGGCTCGGCATGCTCGACGGCCGCGCCGCGCAGGTCGCGGAGATGCGCCTGTTCTCGGGGATGACGGTCCGCGAGACCGCGGACGCGCTGGGCCTCTCACCGCGCACGGTGGATGACGACTGGGCCATCGCGCGCGCGTGGCTGAGTCGCGAGATCCGCGGTGAAGCCCCGTCATGA